In one Sulfitobacter sp. LCG007 genomic region, the following are encoded:
- a CDS encoding DUF58 domain-containing protein, protein MIEPETLRSSAETEASRLPPLLARAERLAGAVLLGDHGRRRAGLGDDFWQYRPAQLGDSRRMIDHRRSARGDQQFVREREWQIAQSVMLWIDQGASMRFASDPRLPQKIDRARLLGLACAILLVRGGERVGLTGTSLPPRRGNTQIMRLAELLSRDADADYQPPEHRAMIPSARAVFMSDFLGAIDEVRLALTKAADRGVRGVVLQVLDPSETAFPFRGRTIFESVGGTIRHETLKANDLRGRYLERLAERKAELEHLCAVTGWQYGLHLTDASAQSALLWLYRALDTGSVR, encoded by the coding sequence GTGATCGAACCGGAAACCCTTCGCAGTTCAGCCGAAACCGAGGCCTCCCGGCTCCCGCCGCTGCTCGCGCGCGCCGAACGTCTGGCCGGTGCCGTGCTGCTGGGCGATCATGGGCGAAGACGCGCGGGGCTGGGTGACGATTTCTGGCAATACCGCCCCGCGCAGCTTGGCGACAGCCGGCGGATGATCGACCACCGGCGTTCTGCGAGGGGCGACCAGCAGTTCGTGCGCGAACGGGAGTGGCAGATCGCCCAGTCGGTGATGCTCTGGATCGACCAGGGCGCCTCGATGCGCTTTGCCTCGGACCCGAGGCTGCCGCAAAAGATCGACCGCGCGCGTCTGCTGGGTCTGGCTTGCGCGATTCTGCTGGTGCGCGGCGGAGAGCGGGTCGGACTGACCGGCACCAGCCTGCCGCCGCGCCGGGGCAATACCCAGATCATGAGGCTTGCCGAACTTCTGTCGCGCGATGCGGACGCCGACTACCAACCGCCGGAGCATCGGGCGATGATCCCCTCCGCGCGCGCCGTGTTCATGTCGGATTTCCTCGGCGCGATCGACGAGGTCCGCCTTGCCCTGACCAAGGCGGCGGACCGCGGCGTGCGCGGCGTCGTGCTGCAGGTGCTTGACCCGTCCGAGACGGCATTTCCGTTTCGGGGGCGAACGATCTTCGAAAGCGTGGGCGGGACGATCCGTCACGAGACGCTCAAGGCCAACGATCTTCGCGGGCGCTATCTCGAGCGTCTCGCCGAACGGAAGGCCGAACTCGAACATCTCTGCGCCGTGACAGGCTGGCAATACGGACTGCACCTCACCGACGCGTCGGCCCAGAGCGCGCTGCTCTGGCTTTACCGCGCGCTCGACACCGGGTCCGTGCGATGA
- the pbpC gene encoding penicillin-binding protein 1C, which yields MRRWTIPACVALMMAGAALRDGFDDWVDATVLPPVLAETSVEVHDRNGALLRVFPVEDGRTRLALGLGEVDPRLVDMLIAYEDKRFWTHSGADPVALIRAAAQAIARGQVVSGGSTLTMQVARLLENSGTGRLAGKLRQIRVALALERKLGKERILELYLLHAPYGGALEGLRAGSRAWFGKEPHRLDAAEAALLVALPQSPESRRPDRFPAEARAATLRVLARTGQVEAAGQVTLPERMLPLPGLAPHLTWRARVEEPFLPRHDLTLDADLQARIETLARLAVRDQPRGVSAAILVADHVTGEILASVGAPEYSAAGGSQGFVDMTRAARSPGSTLKPFVYGIAFERGLAHPDTLIDDSPVAFGSYAPQNFDGRFRGEVTVREALQQSLNIPPVLLLDAYGPERLLATLRKGGAMPLLPGNDAPGLAVALGGVGLTLSDLVQLYAALPQGGAAPGLTWRMQAFRQPQGRMLSPVAAWQVSQILARMAPPAGTGTRSGGIAFKTGTSYGHRDAWAVGFDGRHVVGVWLGRPDGTSVPGAFGGDLAAPVLFEAFGRIAPRRVPLPPPPPETLIASNAELPLPLRHFGIRRASLRPDPDRPVLAFPPDGAELSLDGAGLTLKVRAGTLPMTVLVNGRPAASGVMRRETTLDAPGPGFSRISVIDAAGRSDQVDIRLK from the coding sequence ATGAGGCGATGGACGATCCCCGCCTGCGTCGCGCTCATGATGGCGGGCGCTGCGCTGCGGGACGGTTTCGACGACTGGGTCGATGCGACCGTGCTGCCGCCGGTGCTGGCGGAAACGTCCGTCGAGGTGCACGACCGCAATGGCGCGCTGCTGCGGGTATTTCCGGTCGAGGATGGGCGGACGCGCCTGGCGCTTGGGCTCGGCGAGGTCGATCCGCGCCTTGTCGACATGCTGATCGCCTACGAGGACAAGCGGTTCTGGACGCATTCCGGAGCCGATCCCGTTGCGCTGATCCGTGCGGCGGCGCAGGCGATCGCGCGAGGGCAGGTGGTTTCGGGCGGATCCACCCTGACCATGCAGGTCGCGCGGCTGCTGGAAAACTCCGGCACCGGGCGTCTGGCAGGCAAGCTGCGCCAGATCCGCGTCGCGCTCGCGCTCGAACGGAAGCTCGGCAAGGAGCGTATCCTTGAACTCTATCTGCTGCACGCGCCCTACGGCGGTGCGCTGGAAGGGCTCCGCGCGGGAAGCCGGGCCTGGTTCGGCAAGGAGCCGCACCGTCTCGACGCTGCCGAGGCGGCGCTGCTCGTCGCATTGCCGCAATCCCCCGAAAGCCGTCGTCCCGATCGGTTTCCGGCCGAGGCGCGGGCCGCGACGCTGCGCGTTCTCGCGCGGACCGGACAGGTCGAGGCTGCGGGTCAGGTCACGCTGCCGGAGCGGATGTTGCCGCTGCCGGGGCTTGCGCCGCATCTGACATGGCGCGCCCGCGTGGAAGAACCCTTCCTGCCCCGTCACGACCTGACGCTTGACGCGGATCTGCAGGCACGCATCGAGACGCTGGCCCGGCTCGCGGTCCGCGATCAGCCGCGCGGTGTCTCGGCGGCGATCCTCGTGGCCGATCATGTGACCGGCGAGATCCTCGCCAGTGTCGGAGCGCCGGAGTACTCGGCGGCAGGCGGAAGCCAGGGCTTCGTCGACATGACGCGCGCGGCGCGCTCGCCCGGATCCACGCTCAAGCCCTTTGTCTACGGCATCGCATTCGAGCGGGGGCTGGCACATCCCGACACGCTGATCGACGACTCGCCGGTCGCGTTCGGCAGCTACGCCCCGCAGAATTTCGACGGACGCTTCAGGGGCGAGGTGACGGTTCGCGAGGCCCTGCAGCAATCTTTGAACATCCCGCCGGTGCTGCTGCTTGATGCCTATGGCCCCGAGCGGCTGCTGGCGACACTCCGGAAGGGTGGCGCGATGCCTTTGCTGCCGGGCAACGACGCGCCTGGGCTGGCGGTGGCGCTTGGCGGCGTCGGTCTGACGCTGAGCGATCTGGTCCAGCTCTATGCCGCGCTGCCTCAAGGCGGAGCCGCGCCCGGCCTGACATGGCGGATGCAGGCGTTTCGACAGCCGCAGGGCCGCATGCTGTCGCCGGTCGCCGCATGGCAGGTCAGCCAGATCCTGGCCCGCATGGCGCCTCCCGCCGGTACGGGTACGAGAAGCGGCGGGATCGCCTTCAAGACCGGAACCTCCTACGGGCACCGGGATGCATGGGCTGTCGGCTTCGACGGCCGGCATGTGGTGGGGGTATGGCTGGGCCGGCCGGACGGGACTTCGGTTCCCGGCGCATTCGGGGGCGATCTGGCGGCGCCCGTTCTCTTCGAGGCTTTCGGGCGGATCGCTCCGCGGCGCGTGCCGCTGCCACCGCCGCCCCCGGAGACGCTAATCGCGTCGAATGCCGAGCTTCCCCTGCCGCTGCGCCACTTCGGGATCCGCCGGGCCAGCCTGCGACCCGATCCGGATCGCCCCGTACTGGCCTTCCCGCCGGATGGCGCGGAACTGTCCCTCGATGGGGCGGGCCTGACGCTGAAGGTACGCGCCGGGACCCTGCCGATGACGGTGCTGGTGAACGGCAGACCTGCCGCAAGCGGGGTGATGCGCCGCGAGACGACCCTGGATGCACCCGGTCCCGGCTTTTCGCGCATATCGGTTATCGACGCTGCCGGACGCTCCGATCAGGTCGATATCCGCCTGAAGTGA
- a CDS encoding MG2 domain-containing protein has product MRLLISVLTFLLAPVFPVLSQVAVPQDRFVLSRDMDFYGADLTNLFDTSLEACERACAAQSACVAFTFNTRNNACFPKSAVSERQVYAGAVSGLRRATAPDVLAQASQRADEVGFVGPQTLEAAATLVQRNADRAPVSGQTPSELATAAEAALEGGRQAEALGYLQQAIALGDSAEFWLAYSELVLRLRDDVPDRNTLRDEAVPAAVNAYLRTGVAALRAAALMSLSDALQAQGRGRDAIPALRLTQDIAPGEDVARALDDAIAKFGFRVVDNSVESDAARPRICVEFSEALAGAGVDYEPFLRLDEPDLVVATEDRQLCLDGVAHGRRYEFTLRSGLPAASGETLNRDVALALYVRDRSPSVRFPGRAYVLPRSGDAALPVETVNLDSVELALRRVSDRNLLRAIQDSYFGRPLSEYEDTAFATEIAEEIWTGSGQVGNELNADMTTRLPLGDILSDLPAGIYALSARVPGADPYETPGATQWFVLSDIGLQSWEGTDGLTVAARSLADASALEGVGLTLVSRANAVLAEARTDAEGFAHFEAGFTRGEGASAPALLIAERGDEDIAFLSLADPAFDLSDRGVEGRPPAPPIDAFLATDRGAYRAGETVHATALIRDDRGVALDGLPLMAVLRRPDGVEYSRALARDGADGGYVFALQVGADAPRGAWRLELFGDLDATALASERVLVEDFLPERLDFDIALPETPQRLGEATPIRVEARYLFGAPAAELPVEGELRLQANRSLPAFPGYFFGRHDEPFYSRSATLAPTRTDAEGQVVIEAVWPEAGAVEVPLEAEIVLRVSEGSGRPVERRALLPLVAEGALIGIRPLFDDVLPEGGTAAFELVSTGDAPIPAHWTLNRVETRYQWYQMQGNWNWEPTTRRIRMAEGDVTLSGTPQALDLPTEWGGYELIVERADGSYTVSSQGFSSGWYGGADSSATPDRLDMSLDSETYAPGDTARLRIVTEAAGTAMVMVLSNRLIARQVVEVAAGETLLPLEVGEDWGAGAYVTVSVLRGLADATGRTPVRALGLAYAKVAPGDRALDVSIETPAQIDGQEGSFLANVSVTGARPGETAYLTLAAVDVGILNLTGFEAPDPQAHYFGQQRLGVELRDLYGRLIDSRNGALGQIRSGGDANAGAGLQSPPPTERLMAFFSGLVTVGPDGRAGIVIDKPAFNGTIRLMALAWTSNAVGAASREVIARDPVVVTASLPRFLAPGDESRLLLELTGQDAPGEVSLSLTATGLGVDAVPETVMLGPEGTARMDIPLRAGEEGDHEIRLDLRAPDGTRLTRSLRVPVRRNDPELAITRRFTLGPGATFVFDDNLLEGFHPGSALATLSVGPLARFDVPGLLRQLDRYPYGCTEQLASSALPLLYLGELAPGAGVQDPQGKVRSAIRRILTRQSGNGAFGLWEAGSGNFWLDAYVTDFLSQARQAGYDLPDIAFRQAIDNLRNRVNYAPDFDSGGEDVAYALLVLARDGAARIGDLRYYADTRADAFATPLSAAQLGAALASYGDQVRADAMFARAGTLLARQDDPRGYREDFGTALRDRAAVLRLAAEAGSDALDLAALSGGLVGRRALSTQEAAQVLLASHALDGTDSGPGITLDGVAASGPVIARRSAGDAAPLIRNTGYSEVDVTVTSFGTPEAPGPADGYGYAISRDYLDLDGNPAGDTLRPGDRLVAVLTVTPFEETGARLIVDDALPAGLEIDNPNLLRAGDIAALDWLETAEPEHAEFRSDRFIAALDHFGSDPFRLAYMVRAVSPGRFHHPAALVQDMYRPEYRAVTATGRLAVRE; this is encoded by the coding sequence ATGCGCCTGCTGATTTCAGTGCTTACATTCCTCCTTGCGCCCGTCTTTCCGGTCCTGTCTCAGGTGGCGGTCCCGCAGGATCGTTTCGTGCTCAGCCGCGACATGGATTTCTACGGAGCGGATCTCACGAACCTCTTCGACACGTCGCTTGAAGCCTGCGAGCGCGCCTGCGCGGCGCAATCCGCCTGCGTCGCCTTCACCTTCAATACCCGCAACAACGCCTGCTTCCCCAAGAGCGCCGTCAGCGAACGGCAGGTCTATGCCGGAGCCGTTTCCGGACTTCGGCGCGCGACCGCTCCCGACGTGCTGGCGCAGGCGTCGCAGCGCGCGGATGAGGTCGGCTTTGTCGGGCCGCAGACGCTCGAGGCGGCAGCAACGCTGGTTCAGCGCAACGCCGATCGTGCGCCTGTCTCCGGCCAGACCCCTTCGGAACTCGCCACGGCCGCCGAAGCGGCGCTGGAGGGCGGGCGTCAGGCCGAGGCCCTTGGATATCTCCAGCAGGCAATTGCGCTTGGCGACAGCGCGGAGTTCTGGCTGGCGTATTCCGAGCTCGTGCTGCGGTTGCGGGACGATGTTCCCGACCGGAACACGCTGCGGGACGAGGCTGTGCCGGCGGCGGTCAATGCCTATCTGCGGACCGGCGTTGCCGCGCTTCGCGCCGCGGCGCTGATGTCGCTCTCCGACGCGCTGCAGGCCCAGGGTCGCGGGCGGGACGCGATTCCGGCGCTCAGGCTCACGCAGGATATCGCGCCCGGCGAGGACGTGGCGCGGGCACTTGACGACGCGATCGCGAAATTCGGCTTCCGGGTCGTGGACAATTCGGTGGAAAGCGATGCGGCGCGGCCGCGCATCTGCGTCGAGTTCTCCGAGGCGCTGGCCGGGGCCGGGGTCGACTACGAGCCCTTCCTGCGCCTGGACGAACCGGATCTCGTGGTCGCGACGGAGGACCGGCAGCTCTGCCTTGACGGGGTCGCGCATGGCCGGCGCTACGAATTCACGCTGCGTTCGGGCCTGCCGGCGGCGAGCGGCGAAACCCTGAACCGGGATGTCGCGCTGGCCCTCTACGTCCGCGACCGTTCGCCGTCGGTCCGCTTTCCCGGCCGGGCCTATGTCCTGCCGCGCAGCGGCGATGCGGCTCTGCCGGTCGAGACGGTCAACCTCGACTCGGTCGAGCTCGCCCTGCGCCGGGTCAGCGACCGCAACCTGCTGCGCGCGATCCAGGACAGCTATTTCGGCCGTCCGCTCAGCGAATACGAGGATACGGCCTTTGCCACGGAGATTGCCGAGGAGATCTGGACCGGTTCCGGCCAGGTCGGCAACGAGCTGAACGCCGACATGACCACGCGCCTGCCCCTGGGCGACATCCTGTCGGACCTGCCGGCAGGGATCTACGCGCTCAGCGCACGCGTGCCGGGGGCCGATCCCTACGAGACACCGGGCGCGACGCAGTGGTTCGTCCTGTCCGACATCGGCCTGCAGAGCTGGGAGGGGACGGACGGGCTTACCGTCGCGGCGCGCAGCCTCGCGGACGCCTCGGCGCTGGAAGGTGTGGGCCTGACGCTCGTGTCGCGGGCGAACGCTGTGCTGGCGGAGGCAAGGACCGACGCAGAGGGCTTCGCGCATTTCGAGGCGGGATTCACGCGCGGCGAGGGCGCGTCGGCCCCGGCCCTGCTGATCGCCGAGCGCGGGGATGAGGACATCGCCTTCCTGTCCCTTGCCGATCCGGCCTTCGACCTCTCCGACCGCGGCGTGGAAGGGCGTCCGCCGGCGCCGCCCATCGATGCATTCCTCGCCACGGATCGTGGCGCCTACCGCGCGGGCGAGACGGTTCACGCAACGGCTCTGATCCGGGACGACCGGGGAGTGGCGCTGGACGGGCTTCCCCTGATGGCCGTGCTCAGGCGCCCTGACGGCGTGGAGTACAGCCGTGCCCTGGCCCGCGACGGGGCAGATGGCGGGTATGTCTTCGCATTGCAGGTCGGCGCGGACGCGCCCCGCGGCGCCTGGCGGCTCGAGCTCTTCGGCGACCTCGACGCAACCGCGCTCGCGAGCGAGCGGGTGCTGGTCGAGGATTTCCTGCCCGAACGCCTCGACTTCGACATCGCCCTGCCCGAGACGCCGCAGCGCCTTGGCGAGGCTACGCCGATCCGCGTCGAGGCGCGCTATCTCTTCGGGGCCCCCGCCGCGGAGCTGCCGGTCGAGGGCGAGCTGCGCCTGCAGGCCAATCGCAGCCTTCCGGCGTTTCCGGGCTATTTCTTCGGCCGCCATGACGAACCGTTCTATTCCCGGAGCGCGACCCTTGCGCCGACCCGCACCGATGCCGAGGGACAGGTCGTCATCGAAGCCGTCTGGCCCGAAGCGGGCGCGGTCGAAGTGCCGCTTGAGGCCGAGATCGTGTTGCGCGTATCGGAGGGCTCGGGCCGTCCGGTCGAGCGCCGCGCGCTGCTGCCGCTGGTGGCCGAAGGCGCGCTGATCGGGATCCGGCCGCTCTTTGACGACGTGCTGCCGGAAGGCGGTACCGCGGCCTTCGAGCTCGTCTCGACCGGCGATGCGCCCATTCCCGCCCACTGGACGCTCAACCGGGTCGAGACCCGCTACCAGTGGTATCAGATGCAGGGCAACTGGAACTGGGAGCCGACGACGAGACGCATCCGAATGGCCGAGGGCGATGTGACCCTTTCCGGAACTCCGCAGGCGCTCGACCTGCCAACCGAGTGGGGCGGGTACGAACTCATCGTCGAGCGCGCCGACGGCAGCTACACGGTGTCTTCGCAGGGCTTCTCGTCGGGCTGGTACGGCGGAGCGGACAGCAGCGCAACGCCCGACCGGCTGGACATGTCGCTCGACTCCGAGACCTACGCGCCCGGAGACACCGCCCGCCTTCGGATCGTCACGGAAGCGGCGGGAACGGCGATGGTCATGGTCCTGTCGAACCGCCTGATTGCGCGCCAGGTGGTCGAGGTCGCCGCCGGAGAAACCCTGTTGCCGCTCGAGGTAGGTGAGGATTGGGGCGCAGGCGCCTATGTGACGGTTTCCGTCCTGCGCGGTCTCGCCGACGCCACCGGGCGCACCCCGGTGCGCGCCCTCGGGCTTGCCTATGCCAAGGTCGCGCCCGGAGACCGCGCGCTGGATGTCTCGATAGAGACGCCCGCGCAGATCGACGGGCAGGAGGGCAGCTTCCTCGCGAATGTCAGCGTCACGGGCGCGCGTCCCGGCGAAACCGCCTATCTGACGCTGGCTGCCGTCGATGTCGGCATCCTGAATCTCACCGGCTTCGAGGCACCCGATCCGCAGGCGCATTACTTCGGCCAGCAAAGGCTCGGGGTCGAGCTTCGCGATCTCTACGGAAGGCTGATCGACAGCCGCAACGGAGCGCTGGGGCAGATCCGCTCCGGCGGCGATGCCAATGCGGGTGCGGGGCTGCAATCCCCTCCGCCCACCGAAAGGCTGATGGCCTTCTTTTCGGGTCTTGTCACGGTCGGGCCGGACGGCAGGGCCGGGATCGTGATCGACAAACCCGCCTTCAATGGCACGATCCGTCTGATGGCGCTGGCCTGGACCTCGAACGCCGTTGGCGCGGCCAGCCGCGAGGTGATCGCGCGGGACCCGGTCGTGGTCACGGCTTCCCTGCCGCGCTTCCTGGCACCCGGCGACGAGAGCCGCCTGCTGCTGGAGCTGACCGGCCAGGACGCGCCCGGCGAGGTTTCCCTGTCCCTGACCGCCACCGGCCTTGGGGTGGACGCGGTGCCCGAAACCGTGATGCTGGGACCGGAGGGCACGGCACGCATGGACATACCCCTGCGCGCCGGGGAAGAGGGCGACCACGAGATCAGGCTCGACCTGCGCGCGCCGGACGGCACCCGGCTGACCAGATCGCTACGCGTGCCGGTGCGCCGGAACGATCCCGAGCTGGCGATCACCCGGCGCTTCACCCTGGGGCCGGGCGCGACATTCGTCTTCGACGACAACCTGCTTGAGGGTTTCCACCCCGGCTCGGCCTTGGCCACGCTGTCGGTGGGGCCGCTGGCGCGGTTCGACGTTCCGGGTCTCCTGCGCCAGCTCGACAGATATCCCTACGGCTGCACCGAACAGCTTGCCTCTTCGGCCCTGCCGCTGCTCTACCTCGGCGAACTTGCCCCGGGCGCCGGTGTGCAGGATCCGCAGGGTAAGGTGCGCTCCGCGATCCGCCGCATCCTGACCCGCCAATCCGGCAACGGCGCCTTCGGTCTCTGGGAGGCCGGCTCGGGCAATTTCTGGCTCGACGCCTATGTCACCGATTTCCTGAGCCAGGCCCGGCAGGCGGGTTACGACCTGCCCGACATCGCTTTCCGTCAGGCCATCGACAACCTGCGCAACCGGGTCAACTACGCCCCCGATTTCGACAGCGGCGGAGAGGATGTGGCCTATGCGCTGCTGGTCCTTGCCCGCGATGGGGCGGCCCGGATCGGAGACCTGCGCTATTACGCCGACACAAGGGCCGACGCCTTCGCGACGCCGCTTTCCGCTGCGCAGCTCGGGGCTGCCCTTGCCTCCTACGGCGATCAGGTGCGGGCCGATGCCATGTTCGCGCGCGCGGGCACCCTGCTCGCGCGGCAGGACGACCCCCGCGGCTATCGCGAGGACTTCGGCACCGCACTGCGCGACCGCGCCGCGGTCCTGCGCCTCGCCGCCGAGGCCGGAAGCGACGCGCTCGACCTCGCGGCGCTGAGCGGCGGGCTGGTGGGCCGGCGGGCGCTTTCGACTCAGGAGGCCGCGCAGGTGCTGCTTGCGTCGCACGCCCTGGACGGAACGGACAGCGGCCCGGGCATCACGCTGGACGGTGTCGCGGCCTCGGGCCCCGTGATCGCGCGCCGCAGCGCGGGCGACGCCGCGCCGCTGATCCGGAACACGGGGTATTCGGAGGTCGACGTCACCGTGACCAGTTTCGGCACGCCCGAAGCGCCGGGTCCGGCCGATGGCTACGGCTATGCGATCAGCCGCGACTATCTCGACCTCGACGGCAATCCGGCGGGCGATACGCTGAGGCCGGGCGACCGGCTGGTGGCGGTGCTCACAGTGACGCCCTTCGAGGAGACGGGCGCGCGGCTGATCGTCGACGATGCCCTGCCGGCGGGTCTGGAGATCGACAATCCGAACCTGTTGCGGGCCGGCGACATCGCCGCGCTCGACTGGCTCGAGACTGCCGAGCCGGAGCATGCCGAATTCCGCAGCGACCGCTTCATCGCGGCGCTCGACCATTTCGGCAGCGATCCGTTCCGGCTTGCCTACATGGTCCGCGCCGTCAGCCCCGGACGCTTCCACCACCCGGCGGCGCTGGTGCAGGACATGTACCGGCCCGAGTACCGGGCCGTCACGGCGACGGGCAGACTCGCGGTCCGCGAATGA
- a CDS encoding DUF4159 domain-containing protein, producing MTVIGPIGFAAPWLLLALLALPVLWLILRAIPPAPIRRRFPGVALLLGLKDDESVSDRTPWWLLLLRMLAAAAIIIGLAGPVLNPGDSAEEGSGPLLVVLDGSWAGATRWAEQSRAIEAQLGRAGRAGRTVAFLELSRPAPPVFQAADAWRGRLPGFQPAPWQPDSAKSAQAVRLVQALEGFDTIWFSDGLDYEGRGDLLAAFRSAGSVEVYQTGGTVLGMRPARYEDGAVQLAATRSVPGPERSVTVQAQGRDPGGNAAVLASVAMTFAEGETGATAALSLPSEMRARVSRFDIQGQRSAGSVTLVDDALRRREVALIAGRENREGLELLSPLHYIEKALAPSADLIRGALTEVLPANPDVIVLADVATLSDAESAALLEWIGAGGMLVRFAGPRVAASDVSRIDEDPLMPVRLRSGGRTVGGAMSWGEPKTLAPFGESSPFFGLPVPADVQVTSQVMAQPDPTLAARVIAELADGTPLVTRKAEGKGQIVLFHVTATADWSTLPLSGLFVQMLERLAISSATVRPDAQSLDGTSWTPVQVMDGFGVLSDAGTLPGVPGPDLISAPPGPDMRPGIYASGDRRLARNVIGPEDALSPAVWPADVPVRGFAMPQERPVAGLLLSLAILLLVTDVIASLALSGRLAGGLGRAAVVLLAVLAAQSLPQPVLAQSAPQSELATPVQTPEQEQFALKATSEVVLAHVLTGDDRIDELAKAGLRGLSETLIYRTSVEPAEPMGVDLERDELAFFPILYWPVTPDQPQPSDAAYARLNGYLRSGGLILFDTRDADIARFGAASPNGRKLQDLAAPLDIPPLEPLPEDHVLTRTFYLLQDFPGRYASRDVWVEAAPPDAEKIEGMPFRNLNDGVTPVVIGGNDWASAWAIGSNGAPLVPVGRGFSGERQRELAFRFGVNLVMHVLTGNYKSDQVHVPALLDRLGQ from the coding sequence ATGACGGTGATCGGTCCCATCGGTTTCGCGGCGCCCTGGCTGCTGCTGGCGCTGCTCGCCCTCCCCGTGCTCTGGCTTATCCTGCGCGCCATCCCGCCGGCCCCGATCCGCCGTCGGTTCCCCGGCGTCGCGCTGCTGCTGGGACTGAAGGACGACGAGAGCGTCTCGGACCGGACGCCCTGGTGGCTCTTGCTCCTGCGGATGCTGGCCGCTGCCGCGATCATCATCGGACTGGCCGGGCCGGTGCTGAACCCCGGCGACAGCGCCGAGGAGGGAAGCGGTCCGCTGCTGGTCGTACTGGACGGAAGCTGGGCAGGCGCGACCCGCTGGGCGGAACAGTCCAGGGCCATCGAAGCGCAGCTTGGCCGCGCGGGCCGGGCAGGCCGCACGGTCGCCTTCCTCGAACTCTCGCGCCCCGCGCCGCCCGTGTTTCAGGCCGCGGATGCATGGCGCGGACGCCTTCCGGGCTTCCAGCCCGCGCCCTGGCAGCCGGACTCGGCGAAGTCTGCCCAGGCGGTGCGGCTGGTGCAGGCCCTCGAAGGCTTCGATACGATCTGGTTCAGTGATGGCCTCGACTACGAGGGGCGCGGGGATCTGCTTGCGGCCTTCCGCAGCGCGGGCTCGGTCGAGGTATACCAGACCGGCGGCACGGTACTCGGAATGCGCCCGGCTCGCTACGAGGACGGGGCCGTCCAGCTTGCCGCGACCCGGTCGGTGCCGGGACCCGAGCGCAGCGTCACGGTGCAGGCACAGGGTCGCGATCCGGGAGGAAACGCGGCTGTGCTGGCGTCGGTCGCCATGACCTTCGCGGAAGGAGAGACCGGAGCGACGGCGGCACTTTCGCTTCCGTCAGAGATGCGTGCGCGCGTCAGCCGTTTCGACATTCAGGGCCAGCGTTCGGCGGGATCGGTGACGCTGGTGGACGACGCCCTGCGGCGCCGCGAGGTGGCCCTGATCGCCGGACGCGAGAACCGCGAGGGGCTCGAGCTGCTGTCTCCGCTGCACTACATCGAGAAGGCCCTTGCCCCCTCGGCCGACCTGATCCGGGGGGCGCTGACCGAGGTGCTCCCGGCGAACCCGGACGTGATCGTGCTGGCCGACGTGGCCACGCTGTCGGACGCCGAGAGCGCCGCGCTGCTCGAGTGGATCGGCGCGGGCGGGATGCTCGTGCGCTTTGCCGGACCGCGTGTCGCGGCAAGCGACGTCAGCCGGATCGACGAGGACCCCCTCATGCCGGTGCGCCTGCGCAGCGGGGGACGGACCGTCGGCGGCGCGATGAGCTGGGGCGAGCCGAAGACGCTTGCGCCCTTCGGCGAAAGCTCGCCTTTCTTCGGCCTGCCGGTCCCGGCCGACGTTCAGGTCACAAGCCAGGTCATGGCCCAGCCGGACCCGACGCTGGCCGCGCGCGTCATCGCCGAGCTGGCCGATGGCACGCCGCTCGTCACGCGCAAGGCCGAGGGCAAGGGACAGATCGTCCTGTTCCACGTTACGGCAACGGCGGACTGGTCCACGCTTCCCCTGTCCGGTCTGTTCGTCCAGATGCTCGAACGCCTCGCCATTTCGTCGGCCACCGTGCGGCCCGATGCCCAAAGTCTTGACGGGACCAGCTGGACCCCGGTGCAGGTTATGGACGGCTTCGGTGTGCTGAGCGATGCGGGCACCCTTCCGGGCGTCCCCGGCCCCGACCTGATCTCGGCGCCGCCCGGCCCGGACATGCGCCCCGGCATCTACGCTTCCGGCGACCGCCGCCTTGCGCGCAACGTGATCGGGCCCGAGGATGCCCTCTCTCCGGCAGTCTGGCCCGCGGACGTGCCGGTGCGCGGTTTCGCGATGCCGCAGGAGCGGCCCGTCGCGGGCCTGCTGCTGAGCCTCGCGATCCTGCTTCTGGTCACCGACGTGATCGCATCGCTCGCGCTTTCCGGGCGGCTGGCTGGCGGGCTGGGCCGTGCCGCCGTTGTCCTGCTGGCGGTCCTGGCGGCACAATCCCTGCCGCAGCCGGTTCTGGCACAGTCGGCTCCGCAGTCCGAGCTTGCCACGCCCGTGCAGACACCCGAACAAGAGCAATTCGCCCTCAAGGCGACCTCGGAGGTCGTGCTCGCCCATGTCCTGACCGGTGACGACCGGATCGACGAACTCGCAAAGGCGGGTCTGCGCGGACTTTCCGAGACCCTGATCTACCGCACTTCCGTCGAGCCGGCCGAACCGATGGGCGTGGATCTTGAACGCGACGAACTGGCGTTCTTCCCGATCCTGTACTGGCCGGTCACACCCGACCAGCCGCAGCCCTCCGATGCCGCCTATGCGCGGCTCAACGGCTATCTTCGCTCGGGCGGGTTGATCCTGTTCGACACGCGCGACGCCGACATCGCCCGTTTCGGAGCGGCCAGCCCCAACGGACGCAAGCTGCAGGACCTGGCCGCTCCGCTGGACATCCCGCCACTCGAACCCCTGCCCGAAGACCATGTTCTGACGCGCACCTTCTATCTGTTGCAGGATTTCCCCGGCCGTTACGCCAGCCGCGACGTGTGGGTCGAGGCGGCTCCCCCCGATGCGGAGAAGATCGAGGGGATGCCCTTCCGCAACCTCAACGACGGGGTGACGCCGGTGGTCATCGGCGGCAATGACTGGGCCTCGGCCTGGGCGATCGGATCGAACGGCGCACCGCTCGTGCCGGTAGGGCGGGGCTTCTCCGGCGAGCGGCAGCGCGAGCTTGCCTTCCGCTTCGGCGTGAACCTCGTGATGCATGTGCTGACCGGCAACTACAAATCCGATCAGGTCCACGTGCCCGCGCTTCTCGACAGGCTGGGCCAATGA